Proteins co-encoded in one Saprospira grandis genomic window:
- a CDS encoding CusA/CzcA family heavy metal efflux RND transporter, whose translation MLDKIILWSIKNKLMMGLGVLALLLVGIYNLRSLSIDALPDITNNQLQLITNAPELSTQEMEQLVTFPLEQSVKSIPHLVELRSISRFGISVVTLVFDESVDPYWARAQVNERTGQVALPPGVERPSLGPVSTGLGEIYQYSLSAKAGFEEQFSAMQLRSIQDWVIKPQVLGIPGVAELNTLGGELKQYEVVVYPERLRPLGLSLLDVMSALENNHENTGAAYIDHKPYAHFIRAVGKIQSLEELGQIHLGQTEEGQVILLKEVADFQFGSPMRYGAATKDGHGEVVVGIVMMLKGANSAKVIEAVRNRMEEIKAKLPEGVELNTFLDRSRLVNKASSTIATNLIEGALIVLFVLLLLIGNLRAGLIVASVIPLSLLFAISLMNFFGVSGNLMSLGAIDFGLIVDGSVIIVEAAIHFLHQQQKKRLTAEEMDQAVYESASKIRSTAAFGEIIILIVYLPILVLSGVEGKMFVPMAQTVAFAILGAFILSLTYVPMMMALFLSKKIPQKASFSDRLVAALERAYSPVLALVMRAKAPILGLAILALGVSGWIFSQMGGEFIPTLGEGDLAAQFILPEGSSLEQEIEVCGKAEKLLLENFPEVLQVVSKIGSAEVPTDPMPMQVADGMVILKDREDWVSATSREELVEKMQAVLEQIPELTTEFSQPIQMRFNELMTGVRADVAIKIFGEDLSTLSQLGEEVQKKLASVDGTEDVRLEAVSGLAQIRIEYIRERLAYYQLDVNRLNRILEAAFAGSSLGQIQEGQRRFDLVVRLAAKDRQDISALKALQLPLPSGEQIQLGDLAKIDFVEGPAQISREEGQRRIVISFNVRGRDVQSVVEEIQAKVEPQLQMPASYYLSYGGQFKNLEDASQRLLLVVPLALFLIFLLLYFTFNSMGQALLIFTAIPFSAIGGIWALWLRDMPFSISAAVGFIALFGVAVLNGIVLIAYFNELKKNPDLSLEERILQACKLRLRPVLMTASVAALGFLPMALSQAAGAEVQKPLASVVIGGLLTATLLTLFVLPILYYYSERLSFKKAPKSVLMIGLLILAATNLQAQEAKSYAALRALGQENWSLIQAKQTELAAAQARQGGARNWSPTNFQLGWGQINTPENDWSFGIEQQLPSLLAWRLEAQAREQKGKSAQIAVQLEQQNWAYELQQLLSQRAYYLELTQLYQKNMALLEQQMELLQKQVELGEISPLKVLSLERLLWQWSEQNRQLQLAQQQLEQSLLFLLGLEELPEIEVPTWQNRLLEAADSSLLAQQPELLLAQIAQQAAQLKQKQEKASYRPRLSLNYQIQSMREEAQNQQLQAVGLPRYQQIGLGLTAPILGRKNRKKELAALALEAQALGQRAEQKAAALGQEYLRLKRAVDFYQQTLSNWESRAAQPQAEYLQKMKRAFELGEIEQLAYLQALQQYLELEQQQAAYVWELHKTMDRLDYLLGRFLPEGN comes from the coding sequence ATGTTAGACAAAATCATCCTTTGGAGCATTAAGAACAAGCTGATGATGGGTTTAGGCGTTTTGGCCCTTTTGCTAGTGGGGATTTACAATCTCCGCTCGCTATCCATAGACGCTTTGCCCGACATTACCAACAACCAACTACAACTGATTACCAATGCGCCTGAGCTCTCGACTCAAGAAATGGAGCAATTGGTCACTTTTCCTTTAGAGCAGAGCGTGAAATCTATTCCGCATTTGGTAGAGCTGCGCTCTATTAGTCGCTTTGGAATTTCGGTAGTTACCCTAGTATTTGATGAATCGGTAGACCCTTATTGGGCCAGAGCGCAGGTCAATGAGCGAACGGGGCAGGTAGCATTACCCCCTGGAGTCGAACGGCCTAGTTTGGGGCCAGTGAGTACGGGATTGGGAGAAATTTATCAGTATAGCTTAAGTGCCAAAGCAGGCTTTGAAGAGCAATTTTCGGCCATGCAGCTAAGGAGCATTCAAGACTGGGTCATCAAGCCGCAGGTATTGGGGATTCCGGGAGTGGCCGAGCTCAACACCTTAGGGGGCGAGCTCAAGCAATATGAGGTTGTTGTTTATCCTGAGCGTTTGCGTCCTTTGGGCCTTTCGCTGCTCGATGTCATGTCTGCCCTAGAGAACAACCATGAGAATACGGGGGCGGCCTATATTGATCATAAGCCCTATGCGCATTTTATTCGGGCGGTGGGTAAAATTCAGAGCTTAGAAGAGCTGGGCCAAATTCATTTGGGCCAAACTGAGGAGGGCCAAGTGATTTTGCTCAAAGAAGTGGCTGATTTTCAGTTTGGCAGCCCCATGCGATATGGAGCCGCCACCAAAGATGGGCATGGAGAAGTGGTTGTAGGGATTGTCATGATGCTCAAGGGAGCCAATAGTGCCAAGGTCATTGAGGCCGTTCGCAATAGAATGGAAGAGATTAAGGCCAAATTGCCTGAAGGCGTAGAGCTCAATACCTTTTTAGATCGTTCTCGTTTGGTCAATAAGGCCAGTTCTACCATTGCCACCAACCTTATTGAGGGGGCATTGATTGTACTTTTTGTTTTGCTATTGCTCATTGGTAATCTGAGAGCGGGCCTTATTGTGGCCTCCGTCATTCCCCTATCCCTACTCTTTGCCATTAGCCTAATGAACTTTTTTGGCGTCAGTGGCAACCTGATGAGTTTGGGCGCTATTGACTTTGGGTTGATTGTAGATGGTTCGGTCATTATTGTAGAAGCCGCCATTCACTTTTTGCATCAACAGCAGAAAAAGCGGCTAACTGCAGAAGAAATGGACCAAGCGGTTTATGAATCGGCTTCTAAAATTCGATCTACAGCAGCTTTTGGCGAAATCATCATCCTGATTGTTTATCTGCCCATCCTCGTTTTATCGGGTGTAGAAGGAAAAATGTTTGTGCCCATGGCCCAAACAGTAGCCTTTGCCATTTTGGGGGCCTTTATTCTATCCTTGACCTATGTACCCATGATGATGGCCCTATTTCTCTCTAAAAAGATCCCTCAAAAAGCGAGCTTTTCTGACCGCTTGGTGGCTGCTTTGGAGCGAGCCTATAGCCCTGTTTTGGCCTTAGTAATGCGGGCCAAAGCCCCTATTTTAGGCCTAGCTATTCTGGCTTTGGGAGTTAGTGGCTGGATATTTAGCCAAATGGGCGGGGAATTCATTCCCACCCTAGGCGAAGGCGACTTAGCCGCCCAATTCATTCTCCCTGAAGGCAGCTCTTTGGAACAAGAAATAGAGGTTTGTGGAAAAGCCGAAAAACTACTCCTTGAAAACTTTCCCGAAGTCTTACAGGTCGTTTCTAAAATTGGTAGTGCCGAGGTGCCTACCGACCCCATGCCCATGCAGGTAGCCGATGGCATGGTCATTTTGAAGGACCGAGAAGACTGGGTGTCGGCAACAAGCCGAGAAGAACTAGTAGAAAAAATGCAGGCTGTTTTGGAGCAAATTCCAGAACTGACCACCGAATTTAGCCAGCCCATTCAAATGCGTTTTAATGAGCTAATGACTGGCGTTCGGGCAGATGTGGCCATTAAGATTTTTGGCGAAGACCTAAGCACCCTTAGCCAATTGGGCGAGGAGGTACAGAAGAAACTCGCTAGCGTAGACGGGACCGAAGATGTACGGCTAGAGGCCGTTAGTGGTTTGGCCCAAATTCGCATTGAATATATTCGAGAGCGCCTAGCCTACTACCAACTGGATGTAAATCGCCTCAATAGAATTTTAGAAGCTGCTTTTGCGGGAAGCAGTCTGGGCCAAATCCAAGAGGGGCAACGCCGTTTTGATTTGGTGGTTCGTCTAGCCGCCAAAGACCGCCAAGACATCAGTGCATTAAAAGCCTTGCAACTGCCCCTCCCCTCTGGCGAACAAATCCAGCTGGGCGATTTGGCCAAAATCGACTTTGTAGAAGGGCCCGCCCAAATTTCTAGAGAAGAGGGCCAAAGAAGAATCGTCATCAGCTTTAATGTGCGGGGACGAGATGTGCAATCTGTGGTAGAAGAGATTCAGGCTAAGGTTGAGCCGCAGCTTCAAATGCCAGCCTCTTATTACCTCAGCTATGGCGGACAATTTAAGAATTTGGAAGATGCCAGCCAACGCCTATTGCTGGTGGTGCCGCTGGCCCTTTTCCTCATCTTTTTGCTGCTCTATTTTACTTTTAACTCTATGGGCCAAGCCTTGCTCATTTTTACCGCCATTCCCTTTTCGGCCATTGGAGGTATCTGGGCACTTTGGCTTAGAGATATGCCCTTTAGTATTTCTGCTGCCGTGGGGTTCATTGCCCTTTTTGGTGTGGCGGTATTAAATGGAATTGTCTTGATTGCCTACTTTAATGAACTAAAAAAGAATCCAGATTTGAGTTTGGAAGAACGCATTTTACAGGCCTGTAAGCTTCGTCTACGGCCAGTACTGATGACGGCCTCGGTAGCGGCTTTGGGCTTTTTGCCCATGGCGCTCAGTCAGGCCGCTGGCGCAGAGGTCCAAAAACCCTTGGCCTCGGTGGTGATTGGAGGTTTGTTGACGGCTACGCTGCTCACCCTCTTTGTTTTGCCCATTTTATATTATTACAGCGAGCGATTGAGCTTTAAAAAGGCCCCAAAATCGGTCTTGATGATTGGTCTTTTGATTTTGGCCGCTACTAATTTGCAAGCCCAAGAAGCCAAAAGCTATGCAGCACTCAGAGCCTTGGGCCAAGAGAACTGGAGCCTGATCCAAGCCAAGCAAACGGAATTGGCCGCAGCCCAGGCCCGCCAAGGCGGAGCCCGCAACTGGTCGCCCACGAATTTTCAGTTGGGTTGGGGCCAAATCAATACCCCAGAAAATGACTGGTCCTTTGGGATAGAGCAACAACTGCCTTCGCTTTTGGCTTGGCGCCTCGAAGCGCAGGCCCGAGAGCAAAAGGGAAAGAGCGCCCAAATAGCCGTACAACTAGAACAGCAAAATTGGGCCTATGAGCTACAACAATTGCTCTCTCAGCGGGCCTATTATCTGGAGCTCACTCAGCTGTATCAGAAGAATATGGCGCTATTGGAGCAACAGATGGAGCTTTTGCAAAAACAAGTAGAACTGGGCGAGATTTCGCCCCTGAAGGTCCTGAGTTTAGAGCGTTTGCTCTGGCAATGGAGCGAGCAAAATAGGCAGCTCCAATTGGCCCAACAACAGCTGGAGCAATCGCTTTTGTTTCTTTTGGGCCTAGAGGAATTACCCGAGATAGAGGTCCCAACTTGGCAAAACCGACTGCTCGAAGCAGCAGATAGCAGCCTACTGGCCCAACAACCCGAGCTCTTATTGGCCCAAATTGCCCAGCAAGCGGCCCAACTAAAGCAAAAACAAGAAAAAGCGAGCTACCGCCCCCGCCTTAGCCTTAATTATCAAATCCAATCGATGAGAGAAGAGGCCCAGAATCAACAACTGCAGGCGGTGGGCTTGCCTCGCTACCAACAAATTGGCCTGGGCTTAACGGCCCCTATTTTGGGCCGCAAAAACCGAAAAAAAGAACTGGCTGCCCTAGCATTGGAGGCCCAAGCGCTGGGCCAAAGGGCCGAACAAAAAGCCGCCGCCCTAGGCCAAGAATATCTCCGCCTGAAGAGAGCTGTAGATTTTTATCAACAGACGCTCAGCAATTGGGAGAGCCGCGCCGCCCAACCCCAAGCAGAATATCTGCAGAAGATGAAACGCGCTTTTGAATTGGGCGAAATTGAACAATTGGCCTATTTGCAGGCCTTACAGCAGTATTTGGAGCTGGAGCAACAACAGGCTGCTTATGTCTGGGAACTGCATAAAACCATGGACCGACTCGATTATTTGCTTGGCCGTTTTTTGCCTGAAGGGAATTAA
- a CDS encoding DUF3570 domain-containing protein: MKKTYLLGLVFWSIAASSWAQQAAQDSSYKIPANSRAITADLLSSYYQQDGQNGAVQGGQGTEKLQDVANKVQLYVPLDKNKAIQLQAGADSYSSASTDEIDNNPSSASAQDLRAYGQLSYQHKLLRQGLEFSVGGGFSTEYDYQSVSANLGIKKDFYAGNSQLAFNFGLFQDNWKLIYPRELRGFVDAGRSDRQSLSFSLAYSQMITPSLQAIANVEYIRMAGLLSTPFHRVFFDDLSLDIERLPEIRSKIPASIRLHYYLNDYFILRSFYRYYWDDFGVEGHTAELELPIQLHPNFNLQAFYRYHQQTASDYFAPFAEHSVNSSFYTSDYDLSAFHSQQFGLGFRYAPAFGLLRSKSFLKSKRVVLFKSISARLAYYQRSTGLEAFIASLHLAFSLE; this comes from the coding sequence ATGAAAAAAACATACCTACTGGGCCTAGTATTTTGGTCCATAGCGGCTAGTAGTTGGGCCCAGCAAGCGGCACAAGACAGCAGCTATAAAATCCCGGCAAATAGTCGAGCCATCACAGCTGATTTGCTCAGCAGCTACTACCAGCAAGATGGGCAAAATGGGGCCGTGCAGGGCGGTCAGGGGACCGAAAAGCTGCAAGATGTGGCCAATAAAGTACAATTGTATGTCCCTTTAGATAAAAATAAGGCGATTCAGTTGCAGGCTGGGGCAGATAGTTACAGCTCGGCCTCCACGGATGAAATTGACAACAACCCCTCTTCGGCTTCGGCCCAGGATCTTCGGGCCTATGGGCAATTGAGTTATCAGCATAAATTGTTGCGGCAGGGACTGGAATTCTCTGTTGGTGGGGGCTTTTCGACAGAGTACGACTACCAGTCGGTTTCGGCCAATTTGGGCATCAAAAAAGACTTTTATGCGGGCAACAGCCAGCTGGCCTTCAACTTTGGGCTTTTTCAGGATAACTGGAAGTTAATTTACCCCCGAGAGCTTCGGGGTTTTGTAGATGCGGGACGTTCGGACCGGCAGAGCTTGAGTTTTTCTTTGGCCTACAGCCAGATGATCACGCCCAGTTTGCAGGCCATTGCTAATGTAGAATACATTCGGATGGCGGGCCTACTGTCTACACCTTTTCATCGAGTATTTTTTGATGATTTGAGTTTAGACATTGAGCGTTTGCCTGAAATTCGGAGCAAAATCCCGGCGAGTATTCGTCTGCATTACTACCTCAACGACTACTTCATTCTGCGCAGCTTTTACCGCTACTACTGGGATGATTTTGGGGTAGAAGGGCATACGGCAGAGCTAGAATTGCCCATTCAGCTGCATCCCAACTTCAATTTACAGGCCTTTTATCGCTACCATCAGCAAACGGCCTCCGATTATTTTGCGCCCTTTGCCGAGCATAGCGTCAACTCGAGCTTCTACACCTCTGATTATGATCTATCGGCCTTTCATTCTCAGCAATTTGGTTTGGGCTTTCGTTATGCGCCTGCTTTTGGACTACTGCGTAGTAAGAGCTTTTTGAAAAGCAAAAGAGTGGTCCTCTTCAAATCTATTTCGGCCAGATTGGCCTACTACCAAAGAAGCACGGGCCTAGAAGCCTTTATTGCTTCCTTGCACCTTGCCTTTAGTTTAGAATAA
- a CDS encoding thioredoxin family protein encodes MKYLFICLALLFASSSWAQELKRFEEAKAKEQPILLVFSGSDWCAPCKRLHKEVLSQEAFLQLANKEFTYLYLDFPVRRKNKKLQGKEVRAENEALAEKYNPFAQFPTVVLLSAQGDVLGEIKYHHEGPDFFIEELKKLLP; translated from the coding sequence ATGAAGTATCTATTTATTTGCCTCGCTCTGCTGTTTGCAAGCAGTAGCTGGGCCCAAGAATTAAAGCGTTTCGAGGAAGCCAAAGCCAAAGAACAACCCATTTTATTGGTTTTTTCTGGCTCCGATTGGTGTGCCCCCTGCAAACGCCTACATAAAGAGGTCCTCAGCCAAGAGGCCTTTCTCCAACTCGCCAATAAGGAGTTTACTTATCTCTATCTCGACTTCCCGGTCCGCCGAAAAAATAAAAAACTACAGGGCAAGGAGGTCCGTGCCGAAAATGAGGCCCTAGCCGAAAAGTATAACCCCTTTGCGCAGTTTCCTACCGTGGTCCTGCTCTCCGCTCAAGGCGATGTTTTGGGCGAGATTAAGTACCATCATGAAGGCCCCGATTTCTTTATCGAGGAACTGAAGAAGTTACTGCCCTAA
- a CDS encoding DUF4266 domain-containing protein, whose translation MRNKLLLLLALAGLLSSCQSVKAYQQMQLRQAQMELSPKKEQSFETNFQSYREGASGANSGKTGGGCGCN comes from the coding sequence ATGAGAAATAAACTTCTTCTTTTGCTGGCCTTGGCGGGGCTCCTTAGCAGCTGCCAATCGGTAAAAGCTTATCAGCAAATGCAATTGCGGCAAGCCCAGATGGAGCTTTCGCCCAAGAAAGAGCAAAGCTTTGAGACCAACTTCCAATCTTATCGAGAGGGGGCCTCTGGGGCCAACTCGGGAAAAACGGGAGGCGGCTGCGGCTGCAATTAA
- a CDS encoding FAD:protein FMN transferase, which produces MRLYFLFFLLFASWPLSAQKLAQKQFQLMGCWFEVKVFAQEEEEAQAALAAGIAEMQRIEALISSWQPNSATSQINAQAGQQAVRVPTELLALIQRAKKISALTDGAFDISFAPKNSPWQFKGQTLEKWPKIPPKASSANWQNIQVDELAQTVFLPDSLMQIGFGGLGKGYAADRAKALMQKMPGVTAGLVNASGDLNCWGQPPGKAGWNIQILSPDKQAPPLGYLQLNGQALVSSGDYEKFFYYQGRRYAHIINPKTGLPTQGIQSASVLCPSAELADALATALFVLGPDKGLALIDQLEHIEAFIWLSDNSYRCSKNIEIKRDEK; this is translated from the coding sequence ATGCGACTTTATTTTTTGTTCTTTTTGCTTTTTGCTAGCTGGCCGCTTTCTGCCCAGAAATTGGCCCAAAAGCAATTTCAACTGATGGGCTGCTGGTTTGAGGTCAAGGTTTTTGCCCAAGAAGAGGAGGAGGCCCAAGCGGCCCTGGCCGCTGGCATAGCCGAGATGCAACGCATCGAGGCGCTGATTTCTTCTTGGCAGCCCAATTCGGCCACTAGCCAAATCAATGCGCAGGCAGGACAGCAGGCCGTTCGGGTACCCACAGAGCTTTTAGCCCTGATCCAAAGGGCCAAAAAGATCTCGGCCCTAACCGATGGCGCTTTTGATATTAGTTTTGCCCCAAAAAATTCGCCCTGGCAATTTAAGGGACAAACTTTGGAAAAATGGCCCAAAATACCGCCCAAGGCTAGCTCCGCCAATTGGCAAAACATCCAAGTAGATGAGCTGGCCCAAACGGTCTTTTTGCCCGACTCCCTCATGCAAATTGGCTTTGGGGGCCTAGGCAAGGGCTATGCCGCCGATAGGGCCAAAGCCCTAATGCAAAAGATGCCTGGAGTAACGGCTGGTTTGGTCAATGCCAGTGGAGACCTCAACTGCTGGGGGCAACCTCCCGGAAAAGCAGGATGGAACATTCAGATTCTTTCGCCAGACAAACAAGCGCCGCCCTTGGGCTACCTTCAGCTAAATGGGCAGGCCCTAGTGAGCTCTGGCGATTATGAGAAATTCTTCTATTACCAAGGACGGCGATATGCGCATATTATCAACCCCAAAACGGGCCTGCCCACGCAGGGCATTCAGTCGGCCTCGGTCCTTTGTCCCTCAGCAGAATTGGCCGATGCCTTGGCCACCGCCCTTTTTGTTTTGGGGCCAGACAAAGGGCTGGCGCTGATTGACCAACTGGAGCATATAGAAGCCTTCATTTGGTTGAGCGATAATAGCTATCGCTGTTCTAAAAATATTGAAATCAAAAGAGATGAGAAATAA